One part of the Anaerolineae bacterium genome encodes these proteins:
- a CDS encoding UbiA prenyltransferase has translation MRLSHLKYLILTMRPRQWVKNGVLFAALVFDRQLNPAHLPEIIRTSLGFIVFCLISGLVYLINDLVDVEADRKHPQKRHRPIAAGKLPPSVALVAAIGLPLFIFPFSYWLSPSFALVGMGYFILNLAYSKWLKHIPLIDVFTIAAGFVLRVAAGVVLIKVARFSPWLYVVTTLGSLYIGFGKRRAELAVLAEDAYNHRRVLDGYTIPLLDQLITIVSGATIIAYSLYTFSAPNLPDNHVMMLTIPFVLFGIFRYLYLIQVKLSGGAPEDVLLSDRPLQWTIVLWGLAVILIFYIY, from the coding sequence ATGCGCTTGAGCCATCTCAAATATCTGATCCTGACCATGCGCCCGCGTCAGTGGGTCAAAAATGGCGTTCTGTTCGCTGCGCTGGTCTTCGATCGCCAGTTAAACCCTGCCCATCTCCCCGAAATCATCCGCACCAGTCTGGGCTTTATCGTTTTCTGTCTCATCTCCGGCCTGGTTTATCTGATCAACGACCTGGTCGATGTCGAAGCTGACCGTAAGCATCCCCAAAAGCGTCATCGACCGATTGCCGCTGGCAAGCTCCCTCCTTCGGTGGCTTTAGTCGCCGCCATCGGGTTGCCGTTGTTCATTTTCCCCTTCTCCTATTGGCTCTCTCCATCCTTCGCTCTGGTGGGCATGGGGTATTTTATCTTGAACCTGGCTTACTCGAAGTGGCTAAAGCACATCCCTTTGATTGATGTCTTCACCATTGCAGCCGGCTTCGTCCTGCGGGTTGCAGCGGGGGTCGTCCTGATTAAGGTAGCGCGCTTCTCGCCCTGGCTATACGTGGTCACCACCCTGGGCTCGCTGTATATCGGTTTTGGCAAACGGCGTGCTGAACTGGCAGTGCTTGCCGAGGATGCCTATAACCATCGCCGTGTCCTGGATGGCTACACTATTCCGCTGTTAGACCAGCTCATTACCATTGTTTCAGGGGCGACGATCATCGCTTATAGCCTGTATACCTTTTCAGCGCCGAATTTGCCCGATAACCATGTTATGATGTTGACCATTCCTTTCGTCCTCTTTGGCATTTTTCGCTATCTCTACCTGATCCAGGTCAAATTGAGCGGCGGTGCACCGGAAGATGTCTTGCTTTCCGACCGCCCGCTTCAATGGACAATCGTCCTTTGGGGTCTGGCAGTGATCCTGATCTTCTACATTTATTGA
- a CDS encoding Endoglucanase encodes MHFKRLPDSIKLCLLIIILFGSFGSGAFAKSIDQNTNNQVFLPIVLSPKPPKVMLGVYTDGYLGLPATIENEVKAIEYWSNKKISLIGTFIAFEDLYPDYNIPVPLGLIWDNGYIPFVNIETQKKLSDINNGSMDNQIRAMARAFRKWHEEGIRKNQNRVALVAPLQEMNGYWVSYHGDPGEFKTAFSRIQRLFEEEGADRSVKWIFAPNGWSSPNDPPFEEYYPGDNAVSGVAFSSYNAGYCPSASWKTWDSPEKVYKSHIERFVKMASSKPIIVAQTGTSAYSSKGYDISAKNQWLEEAYTFLANQTNVVGIIYFNKGKNQSCDWPFFSEVNKFEGYKRGVSQEEYVYIPPSQLNDLGIIP; translated from the coding sequence ATGCATTTCAAACGGCTTCCAGATTCCATCAAACTTTGTTTACTAATTATCATTTTGTTTGGATCATTTGGGTCTGGTGCATTTGCTAAATCCATAGACCAAAATACAAATAATCAGGTATTTTTACCAATAGTTTTATCTCCCAAACCACCAAAAGTCATGTTAGGTGTATATACGGATGGTTACCTTGGTTTACCTGCAACCATTGAGAACGAAGTAAAAGCCATAGAATATTGGTCAAATAAGAAAATCAGCTTAATCGGAACCTTCATTGCATTTGAAGATCTATACCCAGACTACAATATCCCTGTGCCCCTTGGCTTAATCTGGGATAACGGTTATATCCCATTTGTTAACATTGAGACCCAGAAAAAACTCTCGGATATTAACAATGGGTCAATGGATAATCAAATCCGGGCTATGGCTAGAGCATTTCGAAAGTGGCACGAAGAAGGAATACGTAAGAATCAAAATCGCGTCGCACTTGTTGCACCTCTCCAGGAAATGAACGGCTACTGGGTCAGTTATCACGGGGACCCTGGCGAATTCAAGACTGCTTTCTCTCGTATCCAACGATTATTTGAAGAAGAAGGAGCGGATCGTTCTGTAAAATGGATATTTGCCCCGAATGGTTGGAGTTCACCGAACGACCCACCATTTGAAGAATACTATCCTGGCGACAATGCAGTCAGTGGTGTTGCTTTTAGTAGCTATAATGCCGGATATTGTCCATCTGCATCGTGGAAAACATGGGATTCCCCGGAAAAAGTGTACAAATCACATATTGAACGATTTGTCAAAATGGCATCATCGAAACCTATTATCGTAGCACAAACGGGTACAAGCGCATACTCTTCAAAAGGCTATGATATCTCAGCAAAAAATCAATGGCTTGAAGAGGCTTACACCTTTTTAGCAAATCAGACAAACGTGGTTGGAATTATTTACTTTAATAAGGGGAAAAATCAAAGTTGTGATTGGCCATTTTTCAGTGAAGTAAATAAATTTGAAGGTTACAAGCGAGGCGTCTCGCAAGAGGAGTATGTTTACATACCCCCCTCCCAGCTCAACGATCTGGGTATCATCCCGTGA
- a CDS encoding putative glycosyl transferase, whose translation MKRNISRIARVIRNPRYALDRIRNRLLLGIKSCVYIVFRLFDQKGVFSSSYFLLYGDTRVYSDICIPQAINRSQKITLIATSLNEMDNIREWFDSVLAQTLLPDELIIVDGGSNDGTIEFLKEQAAQTPFPCQIIVKPDANIAKGRNLAIENASNELIASTDFGCTLDPEWLQKITFPFYDDDEIEVVAGFYKIAKGGKLRMRLLGPTADTVIPQTFLPSSRSLAFRKEAWKKVGGYPEWLSLTGEDTIYAINLRRAHCKWAFVPDAIVEWKAPVTMLGYWQKVLMWSKGDGESGFGSNLYQFSLFRILTLCFAVFIVFVLNTYIIISFSNFWFIFIIAILSLCLLYVFLANFLFNEKIYRLNDLISEIGAEWMRVYGFLQGARNRQSVMKRRFQNIKGFFFILAGVPIDDTGGGSRGAQMAWELLNQGYAVLYLNAFPKYESIDLAINTYHQNLITMSFQDYLLTRHYLVYESIIVEKGCVALVEFPLPIFLSHIEWLRDKGAKIVYDCIDNWESSLGSQWYSREIEKKIVENSDVLIATERSLATTLEKRYYRDVFLLPNAVNSRIFDPYKDYKTPNDLPDNSCWKSIYIGALWGDWFDWDLLIEIANTYPDMAVMVIGDYRGQCKNHPPNIHFLGLKPQYALPAYIKSADVCLIPWKITPITQATDPLKVYEYIAMHKPVVAPLIEPLQHIPAVWLAKDRVDFVSLVKEVLNYPLPIDEIDSFIIQNNWTMRVKQLLNFTSL comes from the coding sequence ATGAAGAGGAATATTAGCAGAATTGCTCGTGTTATAAGGAATCCAAGGTATGCCCTTGATAGAATTCGTAACAGGTTGTTACTTGGTATAAAAAGTTGTGTGTATATTGTATTTCGTCTTTTCGACCAGAAAGGAGTATTTAGTTCATCTTACTTTCTACTTTACGGAGATACAAGAGTTTATTCTGACATCTGCATTCCTCAAGCTATAAATCGAAGTCAAAAAATTACTCTTATTGCAACTTCACTCAACGAAATGGACAACATTCGTGAATGGTTCGATAGTGTTTTAGCTCAAACCCTTCTACCGGATGAACTGATCATTGTCGATGGCGGTTCCAATGATGGCACAATTGAATTCCTAAAAGAGCAAGCTGCCCAAACGCCATTCCCTTGCCAAATTATTGTCAAACCAGATGCAAATATTGCAAAAGGCCGCAACCTTGCTATTGAGAATGCATCCAATGAACTCATTGCTTCGACTGACTTTGGATGCACCCTTGATCCGGAGTGGTTGCAAAAGATAACGTTTCCTTTCTATGATGACGATGAAATCGAAGTAGTGGCCGGATTTTATAAGATTGCTAAAGGCGGTAAGTTGAGAATGCGTCTACTGGGTCCAACTGCAGATACAGTAATTCCGCAAACTTTCCTCCCTTCCTCTCGCTCTCTTGCGTTTCGGAAAGAAGCATGGAAAAAAGTAGGAGGTTATCCCGAGTGGCTTTCATTGACAGGAGAAGATACCATTTATGCGATAAACCTTAGGAGAGCACATTGCAAGTGGGCTTTTGTGCCCGATGCAATCGTTGAGTGGAAAGCGCCGGTGACTATGCTTGGATATTGGCAAAAAGTGCTTATGTGGTCTAAAGGGGATGGTGAATCAGGTTTTGGAAGTAATCTCTACCAATTTAGCTTATTTAGGATACTTACACTATGTTTTGCAGTATTTATAGTATTTGTACTAAATACATACATTATTATTTCTTTCTCGAACTTTTGGTTTATATTCATAATAGCTATTCTTTCGTTATGTCTTCTCTATGTATTTTTAGCTAATTTCCTATTCAATGAAAAAATTTATCGACTGAACGACCTTATTAGCGAAATCGGGGCTGAATGGATGAGGGTTTATGGTTTTTTACAAGGAGCACGAAATCGACAATCTGTTATGAAACGGCGTTTTCAGAATATTAAGGGCTTCTTTTTTATTTTAGCAGGAGTGCCCATTGATGACACGGGGGGTGGTTCTCGCGGTGCACAAATGGCATGGGAGTTGCTCAATCAGGGATACGCAGTATTATATCTTAATGCCTTCCCTAAATACGAAAGCATTGATCTGGCCATTAACACATATCATCAAAACTTGATTACCATGTCATTTCAGGATTATCTGTTAACCCGTCACTACTTAGTTTATGAGTCGATTATTGTTGAAAAAGGGTGTGTTGCACTTGTGGAATTTCCCCTCCCCATTTTCTTATCACATATTGAATGGCTGAGGGATAAAGGAGCTAAAATCGTCTATGACTGCATAGATAACTGGGAATCTTCTCTTGGCTCGCAATGGTATTCTAGAGAAATTGAAAAGAAAATCGTTGAAAATAGTGATGTATTGATCGCTACGGAAAGATCTTTAGCGACCACTTTAGAGAAGAGATATTATAGGGATGTATTCTTATTGCCCAATGCAGTAAATTCCCGAATATTTGATCCATATAAAGATTATAAGACGCCTAATGATTTACCCGATAATAGTTGCTGGAAATCTATTTACATTGGTGCATTGTGGGGAGACTGGTTTGACTGGGATTTACTAATAGAGATAGCAAACACCTATCCCGACATGGCCGTTATGGTTATTGGCGACTATCGAGGACAATGTAAGAATCATCCACCTAATATTCACTTCCTGGGATTAAAACCTCAATATGCTCTACCAGCTTATATAAAATCGGCGGATGTTTGCTTAATACCCTGGAAAATAACACCCATAACACAAGCAACAGACCCATTGAAGGTATATGAATATATAGCAATGCATAAGCCCGTTGTTGCACCTCTAATTGAGCCACTACAACATATTCCTGCAGTTTGGCTTGCAAAAGATAGAGTGGATTTCGTATCTCTTGTTAAAGAAGTCTTAAATTATCCCTTACCAATAGACGAGATTGACAGCTTCATCATCCAAAATAATTGGACTATGAGAGTGAAACAATTATTAAACTTCACCAGCTTATAA
- a CDS encoding Beta-1,3-glucosyltransferase, whose protein sequence is MIDFPLISVIVPTYNQEKYIRECLESIARQDYPNFEIIVVDDGSTDHTSFTVEKTFSSFKVPTKFFRQPNQGAHAAINQGVKLSNGEYIAILNSDDLFYPTRLSKMYSALANNQQRFAFSKVRHIDDYGNTHQFQDQYLRTLENASQFPTINFEFLRTNIAVSTGNFLFHRSLYEEIGPFRSFVTCHDWDYVLRVLIIEEPLFVDEILLDYRIHSEGTLQKNLDKVNEEVEQIMLTYFDHLPEATNKQAPGPKQWGVYWNYFSTNFLDRIRKSPQVDEKIRRIEKETESVYETEESRGIKEEFLNYIGAPKPIELDLVNVPLETPKVDLTHPKGQFRMLIILPWMVMGGAERFILNIMDQLSQTGWSFTIITTAPAENVWKSKFLTRTSDIYELPDFLPINEYPRFLKFLIELRQIDLIFLQGTLEGYRLLPYLRILFPNIPIVDYLHFVIPEWMDGGYPRLSLTYRDCLDMTIASCEQVRKWMIEQGDNEERIKVCTINPDHNFWHPDEARKRQVRKLFNIGVDKTVILYAARLEHQKQPDVMIETLKKLSEKGHDFSAFIAGDGSLFHQLKSIVKESNLEQKIYLFGAVDPDKMRDLYISSDVFFLPSQNEGIALTIYEAMACGLPIVGADVGGQAELVTTECGFLLPPQSKEDLVSSYAEILSTLIQSPSLRQEMGVASRQRILSSFSIHKMKSCINEALQEVLQQKMNTRGERAILSRNELAKREARYVVEFLYAMSEIQRTQKMYHDLTDSYQKLSSSYQELSEKYFELLQPKPARYWFYLWIRQLLLPLYGRWKRGKTYFVLSHIKEWIKSKAVGEK, encoded by the coding sequence ATGATTGATTTCCCTTTGATTTCTGTTATTGTGCCAACCTATAATCAAGAAAAATACATTCGCGAGTGTTTGGAGTCTATTGCGCGCCAGGATTACCCCAATTTTGAAATCATTGTAGTAGATGATGGTTCTACCGACCATACATCCTTCACGGTTGAAAAAACATTCTCATCTTTCAAAGTGCCAACAAAGTTTTTTCGTCAGCCTAATCAAGGTGCCCATGCAGCCATTAACCAGGGGGTGAAGCTTTCTAATGGCGAATATATCGCCATCTTAAATTCAGATGACCTCTTCTACCCAACTCGACTAAGCAAAATGTACAGCGCCCTCGCAAATAACCAGCAGCGATTTGCCTTTTCAAAAGTCAGGCACATCGATGATTATGGCAATACTCACCAATTTCAGGATCAATACTTGAGAACTTTAGAAAATGCTTCTCAGTTTCCCACGATTAATTTTGAGTTTTTACGCACAAATATTGCAGTCAGCACAGGGAATTTTCTTTTTCACCGCAGCCTATATGAAGAAATTGGCCCTTTTCGATCATTCGTAACCTGTCATGATTGGGATTATGTTTTACGCGTTCTTATTATTGAGGAACCTCTATTTGTAGACGAAATACTTCTGGATTACCGGATTCATTCCGAAGGCACCCTCCAAAAGAATTTAGATAAGGTCAATGAAGAGGTTGAGCAGATTATGCTAACCTATTTTGACCATTTGCCAGAGGCAACGAACAAGCAAGCTCCTGGGCCGAAACAGTGGGGAGTATATTGGAATTATTTCTCAACAAATTTCCTGGATCGCATACGCAAATCCCCACAAGTCGATGAAAAAATTAGGAGAATAGAAAAAGAAACAGAGAGCGTTTATGAGACTGAGGAGTCAAGAGGAATTAAAGAAGAATTTCTCAACTATATTGGAGCTCCAAAACCGATTGAACTCGATCTCGTTAATGTACCTCTTGAAACACCCAAAGTAGATCTTACTCATCCCAAGGGACAATTCAGAATGCTCATCATCCTGCCCTGGATGGTTATGGGGGGTGCCGAGAGATTCATTCTAAATATAATGGACCAGTTAAGTCAGACAGGATGGTCTTTTACGATTATCACAACTGCTCCAGCAGAGAATGTCTGGAAGAGCAAGTTTCTTACCAGAACGTCAGATATTTATGAATTACCTGATTTCTTACCCATCAATGAATATCCGAGATTTCTTAAGTTTCTGATTGAATTAAGACAAATCGATCTAATCTTTCTGCAAGGCACATTAGAAGGATACCGCTTGCTTCCCTATTTACGCATTTTATTTCCGAATATTCCGATCGTGGATTATTTGCATTTTGTAATTCCTGAGTGGATGGACGGAGGCTACCCGCGTTTATCTCTAACCTACCGAGATTGCCTGGATATGACGATCGCTTCTTGTGAGCAGGTCCGAAAGTGGATGATTGAACAAGGAGATAATGAGGAAAGAATTAAGGTATGCACAATCAACCCCGATCATAACTTTTGGCATCCTGATGAAGCTCGTAAAAGACAAGTCCGAAAGCTCTTTAATATTGGGGTAGATAAAACCGTCATACTTTATGCAGCCCGGCTCGAACATCAGAAGCAACCAGACGTAATGATTGAGACTCTAAAGAAATTATCAGAGAAAGGACATGATTTTTCCGCATTTATCGCCGGTGATGGTTCTCTATTCCATCAATTAAAATCCATTGTAAAAGAATCAAATTTAGAGCAGAAAATATATTTATTTGGAGCGGTCGATCCCGATAAAATGCGCGACCTATACATATCCAGCGATGTTTTCTTCTTGCCATCACAAAATGAGGGGATCGCCTTGACAATCTATGAAGCAATGGCATGTGGTCTACCAATTGTTGGAGCAGATGTAGGAGGGCAGGCAGAATTGGTCACAACTGAATGCGGATTCCTGTTACCACCTCAGTCCAAAGAAGATCTGGTTAGCTCATATGCGGAGATTTTATCGACACTCATTCAAAGTCCATCCCTTCGACAGGAAATGGGAGTGGCTAGTAGGCAAAGGATTTTAAGTTCGTTCTCAATTCATAAAATGAAAAGTTGCATAAATGAAGCTTTACAAGAAGTCTTACAACAAAAAATGAACACAAGAGGTGAGAGAGCAATACTTTCAAGAAATGAACTGGCAAAGCGTGAGGCAAGATATGTTGTAGAATTCCTTTATGCAATGTCAGAAATTCAACGAACACAAAAAATGTATCACGATCTAACCGATAGTTATCAAAAGCTTTCTAGTAGTTATCAGGAGCTTTCTGAGAAATATTTTGAGTTGCTTCAGCCGAAACCAGCAAGATACTGGTTTTACCTTTGGATTCGACAATTGCTTCTTCCACTTTACGGAAGGTGGAAAAGGGGAAAAACATATTTTGTTTTATCCCATATCAAAGAGTGGATCAAATCAAAGGCAGTGGGAGAGAAATGA
- a CDS encoding glycosyl transferase, group 1/2 family protein, whose translation MNGDDLSRLNSPKIKKITCLYYGPDNATIAYHRILAPARVLGIPVLRGIEKDGSINFQAIQEGDLIVVQRDVPRDLHGYRKVVQLARQFGKPIIWEIDDLLFELPPEHPDRQNQLFIEALLPMLEVLFEADLVTVSSPGLRNYFTQIRENVVLLPNFLDDQIWTLRSPSISPNFPLTIGYMGGHSHKPDIEMILPVIDELLARYPNRLQFVFWGKNLLNSQVSNEAIVQIPIDMPSYPEFVQFFQTVSVDLFIAPLRDTHFNRCKSGIKFLEYSALGVPGVYSNLDPYALVVTQGYDGFLADSAEEWINYLVQLIENPSLRETMGKNAQNTVKEKWLLSNNAHVWLEAYSQAFEIQSDPKKIFLNSLIRKIDEQMFEYQNSLRWSLKQAKDQIRQLDLQLSEIQSSTLWKLLRKIWKVQIYLIPHHSKRERFYKQIKRAITRQVRLKK comes from the coding sequence ATGAACGGTGATGATCTTTCCAGACTTAATAGCCCCAAAATAAAAAAGATTACTTGCTTATACTACGGTCCTGATAATGCCACAATTGCTTACCATCGAATATTAGCCCCCGCTCGAGTGCTAGGTATTCCTGTTTTGCGTGGAATCGAGAAGGACGGTTCTATCAATTTTCAAGCTATACAAGAGGGGGATCTAATTGTTGTCCAAAGAGATGTGCCGCGAGACCTACATGGATATAGAAAGGTTGTCCAACTAGCCCGTCAGTTCGGAAAACCAATCATATGGGAAATCGATGATCTATTGTTTGAACTTCCTCCCGAGCACCCGGATCGACAAAATCAATTGTTTATCGAGGCTCTTTTACCCATGCTCGAGGTCTTATTCGAAGCCGATCTTGTCACCGTGTCTTCACCGGGATTAAGGAATTATTTTACGCAGATTCGCGAGAATGTGGTGCTCTTACCGAATTTTCTTGATGATCAAATTTGGACTCTCAGAAGTCCTTCCATATCTCCGAATTTTCCTCTGACCATTGGATATATGGGGGGACATTCACATAAACCTGACATTGAGATGATCCTGCCTGTGATCGACGAACTGCTAGCAAGATATCCCAATCGTTTACAATTTGTTTTTTGGGGGAAAAATTTGCTCAATTCACAAGTTAGTAATGAAGCGATCGTCCAAATCCCGATTGACATGCCATCTTACCCTGAGTTTGTACAATTTTTTCAAACTGTTTCAGTGGATCTTTTTATTGCACCCCTCAGGGATACGCACTTTAATCGATGCAAAAGCGGAATAAAATTCTTAGAATACAGTGCCCTGGGTGTTCCGGGTGTCTATAGCAACCTTGATCCCTACGCACTTGTTGTGACTCAAGGTTATGATGGCTTTCTGGCAGACTCTGCAGAAGAATGGATTAATTATCTTGTACAACTGATCGAAAACCCCTCCCTGAGAGAAACAATGGGGAAAAATGCCCAAAATACAGTTAAGGAAAAATGGTTGCTCTCAAACAACGCTCATGTATGGTTAGAAGCATATAGCCAGGCATTTGAGATACAATCTGATCCGAAAAAGATTTTTCTTAACAGTTTGATCAGGAAGATTGACGAGCAAATGTTTGAGTATCAGAATAGCCTTCGCTGGTCGCTAAAGCAAGCGAAGGATCAGATAAGACAGCTAGACCTTCAGTTAAGTGAAATCCAGAGCAGTACTCTCTGGAAATTGCTGAGAAAAATTTGGAAAGTGCAAATATATCTCATCCCCCACCATAGCAAGAGAGAGCGATTTTATAAACAAATAAAACGCGCTATTACCAGGCAAGTGAGGCTTAAGAAATGA
- a CDS encoding Lipid carrier : UDP-N-acetylgalactosaminyltransferase, translated as MEVNHSLLKGQRIALVANTDWYLWNYRLSLANHLRETGSEVYLISPKGAYSKALQAHGFKWIEWQLNRRSIFPIWEIYSLVKLHRLYRQIQPDIVHHFTVKPVLYGSFVSNLLGVSYIFNSITGLGYFFLRDTLAIKMIRNLILWSYSFVLRKPNVYVIFENQDDRSFFLERNLANSENTFIIEGVGVDIHQFTPSAEPEGTPIILYAGRFLWEKGLGELIEAARFLRGQFDFRLVLVGNPDTGNPGSISMNLIDEWVQEGIVEWWGWQDNMAEVYQKCHVVVLPSYREGIPTTLIEALAAQKPVIATDAPGCRDVVIPGVNGLLVPPRNPEALRDALALLLSNRDLRIDMGKAGREIAIDKFSKEVIDHKTIMLYHSILMSNKKDER; from the coding sequence ATGGAAGTAAATCATAGCCTGCTTAAGGGACAAAGAATTGCTCTTGTAGCAAATACAGACTGGTATTTATGGAATTACAGATTATCTCTTGCCAATCATCTTCGAGAAACCGGAAGCGAAGTTTACTTAATCTCTCCCAAAGGAGCATATTCAAAAGCTCTGCAAGCGCATGGCTTCAAGTGGATAGAGTGGCAACTAAACCGCCGTTCGATTTTCCCTATCTGGGAAATCTATTCTCTTGTAAAATTGCATCGCCTCTACCGTCAAATTCAACCAGATATTGTCCATCATTTTACGGTAAAACCGGTGTTATACGGTTCTTTTGTAAGTAACCTGCTTGGGGTCAGCTATATTTTTAATTCGATAACCGGTTTGGGATATTTCTTTTTGAGAGATACTTTGGCGATAAAGATGATTAGAAATCTTATTCTTTGGAGTTACAGTTTTGTATTACGAAAACCGAACGTGTATGTGATATTTGAAAATCAGGATGATCGCTCTTTCTTCCTGGAACGAAATTTAGCAAACTCAGAAAATACTTTTATCATTGAGGGAGTAGGGGTTGATATTCATCAGTTTACTCCATCCGCCGAACCTGAAGGAACACCAATTATTCTCTACGCAGGTCGATTTCTCTGGGAAAAGGGTTTGGGAGAGTTGATTGAGGCTGCGCGTTTCCTGCGAGGACAATTTGACTTCAGGCTAGTATTGGTAGGTAATCCAGACACCGGAAATCCTGGCTCTATTTCGATGAACCTAATTGATGAGTGGGTTCAAGAAGGCATTGTAGAGTGGTGGGGATGGCAAGACAACATGGCAGAGGTATATCAGAAATGCCATGTTGTAGTGCTTCCCTCATACAGGGAAGGAATTCCCACGACATTGATCGAAGCGCTTGCAGCCCAAAAACCAGTAATTGCAACTGATGCACCAGGATGCCGAGACGTAGTTATACCTGGTGTCAATGGTCTCTTAGTTCCTCCCCGTAATCCCGAAGCTCTAAGGGATGCGCTGGCACTCCTTTTAAGCAATCGTGATCTCAGAATCGATATGGGAAAAGCGGGACGGGAAATAGCCATTGATAAATTTTCTAAGGAGGTAATAGATCACAAGACGATTATGCTTTATCATTCCATTCTAATGAGTAATAAAAAAGATGAACGGTGA
- a CDS encoding Glycosyltransferase, protein MSASYKGRTNVVICRSNPISPDPRVEKIARTLFKAGWSVTIIGWDRSGQLPPTEKKEFAKLIRLRIKANYGTGLNNLPVLLVWECLLLAWLFLHRKEYRIIHACDFDTILPSLVMKWFFRKKVVYDIFDFYADHLRRTPEWIKSLIRIVDKWAIHNADAIILVDDNRQHQIEGAKPQKTVIIYNTPEDVNVPVLDGTTGSYRLKIAYVGLLQIERGLLDLLTVLENHPEWHLFLAGFGGDQQEILKKAENLTNVHWYGRICYEDAIALTAQCDVVIALYDPKIPNHRYASPNKLFEAMMLRKPIIVAENTNIDSVVKKFLCGIVISYGNLSQLEDALLKLANNQALREQMGVNGRRAYETQYSWNEMSERLLRLYSSI, encoded by the coding sequence ATGAGCGCTTCATATAAAGGAAGAACCAATGTAGTAATTTGCAGATCAAATCCAATATCTCCAGACCCCCGCGTCGAGAAGATCGCTCGCACGCTTTTCAAAGCAGGGTGGTCAGTAACGATAATTGGGTGGGATAGAAGTGGACAACTACCTCCCACTGAAAAAAAAGAATTTGCCAAACTAATTAGACTCAGAATAAAAGCTAATTACGGGACGGGACTGAATAATTTGCCTGTGTTACTCGTTTGGGAATGTCTCTTGTTAGCCTGGCTTTTTTTACATCGTAAAGAGTATCGAATTATCCATGCATGTGATTTTGATACTATACTGCCCTCTTTAGTAATGAAGTGGTTTTTCAGGAAAAAAGTCGTCTATGATATTTTTGATTTCTATGCTGACCATTTACGCAGAACGCCGGAATGGATTAAGTCGCTCATAAGAATCGTGGACAAATGGGCTATCCATAATGCTGATGCAATTATTCTAGTTGATGACAATCGTCAACATCAGATTGAAGGAGCAAAACCTCAAAAAACGGTGATCATTTACAATACGCCAGAGGATGTGAACGTCCCAGTTCTTGATGGAACGACAGGTAGTTATCGCTTGAAGATCGCATACGTTGGTTTACTTCAGATCGAAAGAGGGCTACTAGACCTGCTGACTGTCCTGGAAAACCATCCGGAGTGGCATTTGTTCCTCGCTGGTTTTGGCGGCGATCAACAGGAGATACTTAAAAAAGCAGAGAACTTAACAAACGTGCATTGGTATGGGCGAATATGTTATGAAGACGCAATTGCCCTGACTGCTCAATGCGACGTGGTCATTGCACTTTATGACCCCAAAATTCCCAATCACCGCTACGCAAGTCCGAACAAACTATTTGAGGCAATGATGCTTAGAAAACCCATCATTGTCGCAGAGAATACAAATATTGACTCCGTTGTCAAAAAATTTCTTTGCGGCATTGTCATCTCCTACGGAAACCTGAGTCAACTTGAAGATGCATTGCTTAAATTAGCAAATAACCAAGCCTTACGAGAGCAAATGGGTGTCAATGGTCGTCGTGCTTATGAAACACAATATTCATGGAACGAGATGAGCGAACGATTACTGCGTCTTTATTCAAGCATTTAG